A region of Prochlorothrix hollandica PCC 9006 = CALU 1027 DNA encodes the following proteins:
- a CDS encoding phosphoribulokinase, protein MSKPDRVVMIGVAGDSGCGKSTFLRRLTDLFGKDFITVICLDDYHSLDRKQRKEQGVTALNPQANNFELMAEQVAALKNGIAVDKPIYNHETGYIDPPERIEPNHIIVIEGLHPLHDQRVRDLIDFSVYLDISDEVKIAWKIQRDMAERGHTYEDVLASINSRKPDFDAYIDPQKKYADVVLQVLPTNLIKDDTERKVLRVQMIQREGLEGFEPTYLFDEGSTIHWTPCGRKLTCSYPGIKMYYGPDSYYGNEVSVLEVDGQFENLEEMIYIEGHLSKTDTKYYGELTHLMLQHKEYPGSTNGTGLFQVLTGLKMRAAYERLTAKDAKTTVAATV, encoded by the coding sequence ATGAGCAAGCCAGATCGCGTGGTTATGATTGGAGTCGCAGGGGATTCAGGATGCGGCAAATCCACCTTTTTGCGTCGCCTGACCGACTTGTTTGGTAAGGATTTTATTACGGTCATCTGTTTGGATGACTATCACAGTCTCGATCGCAAGCAGCGCAAAGAGCAGGGGGTCACGGCCCTGAATCCCCAGGCTAATAACTTTGAGTTGATGGCTGAACAGGTGGCAGCTCTCAAAAATGGCATTGCTGTCGATAAGCCCATCTACAACCACGAAACTGGCTACATTGATCCCCCAGAACGCATTGAACCCAACCACATTATTGTCATTGAAGGTCTCCACCCCCTCCATGATCAGCGGGTGCGGGATCTGATTGACTTTAGTGTTTACCTAGACATCAGTGATGAAGTCAAAATCGCCTGGAAGATCCAGCGAGACATGGCGGAACGGGGTCACACCTACGAAGATGTTTTGGCCTCCATTAATTCCCGGAAGCCCGACTTTGATGCCTACATCGATCCCCAGAAAAAATATGCCGATGTGGTGCTGCAAGTGCTGCCCACTAACTTAATTAAAGATGACACCGAGCGCAAAGTGCTGCGGGTGCAAATGATTCAACGGGAAGGGCTGGAAGGATTCGAGCCGACGTATCTGTTTGATGAGGGTTCCACCATTCATTGGACCCCTTGCGGTCGTAAGCTGACCTGTTCCTATCCCGGCATCAAAATGTACTACGGACCCGATAGCTACTATGGCAATGAGGTTTCGGTGCTGGAGGTGGATGGTCAGTTCGAGAACCTAGAAGAGATGATCTACATTGAAGGTCACCTCAGCAAAACCGATACCAAGTATTACGGTGAGTTAACCCACCTGATGCTGCAACACAAGGAATATCCCGGTTCCACCAATGGCACGGGTCTGTTCCAGGTGCTGACGGGTCTGAAGATGCGAGCTGCCTATGAGCGCCTCACCGCTAAGGACGCAAAAACCACGGTGGCGGCAACGGTCTAA
- a CDS encoding transposase family protein — translation MFLSLNQIIKIPGWEVWNTNIESDRITFLLRYLNEIEVCHFCGSKHISVHKIRKVSVRDLEFLDKKTFLELERHQYYCNECRKYFTESSSDIDFQRGMTERYKNRIFEKIKNSTITHVAQEEGLTYDQVKGILESKFNGSNNLNCNINKISIDEFSHRKGQGNFATVICDLETANLIEVIDSHQQDKIIDGHQAL, via the coding sequence ATGTTCCTTTCTTTAAATCAAATCATTAAGATTCCTGGCTGGGAAGTATGGAATACCAACATAGAGAGTGACCGTATTACCTTTTTGCTAAGGTATTTGAACGAGATAGAGGTTTGTCATTTTTGTGGCTCGAAACACATTTCCGTCCATAAAATCCGCAAAGTATCAGTAAGAGACTTAGAGTTTTTAGACAAGAAAACCTTTTTAGAATTAGAGAGACACCAATACTACTGCAATGAGTGTCGTAAATATTTTACTGAATCGTCCAGCGACATCGACTTTCAACGCGGAATGACAGAAAGATACAAAAATAGAATCTTTGAGAAAATTAAAAATTCAACGATTACCCATGTTGCTCAAGAAGAAGGTTTAACTTACGATCAAGTAAAAGGTATTTTAGAATCAAAATTTAATGGAAGCAACAATCTGAATTGCAATATCAATAAAATAAGTATAGATGAGTTCAGTCACCGTAAAGGTCAGGGAAACTTTGCGACAGTGATTTGTGATTTAGAAACAGCAAATCTCATCGAAGTGATTGACTCTCACCAACAGGATAAAATCATCGACGGACATCAAGCCCTAA
- a CDS encoding glutathione S-transferase family protein encodes MALTPPRTLPPGLLIQTGQWVWSSLWQVMMSQMAPRDRDGAYIRPASQFRHDLGLPPELEKTEPEKIQPEKIQPEKTNSPHPAEPNRYRLIVGLSCPWAHRTLVVRALKGLEETIAVTLVVPRPEAGGWIFTEPFAGCQTLAQAYALAQPGYQGRCTVPVLWDDRHNTIVNNESADIIRLLNDRCNHFAQVPQRDLDPPDLRPTMEDWNTKIYHRVNNGVYRCGFAQTQAAYEQACGELFEQLDELEATLQHQRYLCGDRLTLADIRLFTTLFRFDAVYYSLFKCSRRRIQDYAALGGYGRELYQLPGVAETCNLQQVKQDYFGNLFPLNPGGIVPQSSQSFDWLAPHDRDHLPLSAA; translated from the coding sequence ATGGCCCTCACCCCCCCCCGCACCCTGCCCCCCGGCCTGCTGATCCAAACGGGTCAGTGGGTTTGGTCTAGCCTCTGGCAGGTGATGATGTCCCAAATGGCCCCCCGCGATCGCGACGGTGCCTATATTCGCCCCGCCAGCCAGTTTCGCCACGACCTGGGACTGCCCCCAGAACTCGAAAAGACAGAACCCGAAAAAATACAACCTGAAAAAATACAACCCGAAAAAACAAACTCGCCCCATCCCGCAGAACCCAACCGCTATCGGCTGATCGTGGGTCTCAGTTGCCCCTGGGCACACCGAACCCTGGTGGTGCGGGCACTGAAGGGACTAGAAGAAACCATCGCTGTCACCTTGGTGGTGCCACGACCAGAGGCGGGGGGCTGGATCTTTACAGAACCCTTTGCCGGATGCCAGACCCTAGCCCAAGCCTATGCCCTGGCCCAGCCCGGTTACCAGGGTCGCTGCACGGTGCCAGTGCTGTGGGACGATCGCCACAACACCATCGTTAACAATGAAAGCGCCGACATTATTCGGCTGCTCAACGATCGCTGCAATCACTTTGCCCAAGTTCCCCAACGGGATCTCGATCCCCCCGATCTGCGCCCCACTATGGAAGACTGGAACACCAAAATTTACCACCGGGTCAACAATGGGGTTTATCGCTGTGGCTTTGCCCAAACCCAAGCCGCCTATGAGCAAGCCTGTGGGGAACTGTTTGAGCAACTGGATGAACTGGAGGCAACCCTACAACACCAGCGCTATCTCTGCGGCGATCGCCTGACCCTGGCGGATATTCGCCTCTTCACCACCCTGTTCCGCTTTGATGCCGTCTACTACAGCCTGTTTAAGTGCAGCCGCCGCCGGATCCAAGACTACGCTGCCCTGGGGGGCTATGGGCGGGAGCTATACCAACTGCCGGGGGTGGCCGAGACCTGCAATCTCCAGCAGGTGAAACAGGATTATTTTGGTAACCTGTTCCCCCTCAACCCAGGGGGCATCGTTCCCCAAAGCAGCCAAAGTTTCGATTGGCTCGCACCCCATGACCGAGACCATCTACCCCTGTCTGCGGCCTAA
- a CDS encoding TIGR01548 family HAD-type hydrolase, which yields MEPKMEQRDPAQLQATITAQGIAVFDIDGVVRDVGQSYRRAIADTVEQFTGGAFRPTLDQIDGLKAEGIWNNDWLGSQELIYRYYEGQGQSRESISLTYDEVVDYFQRQYRGANLEDPSQWDGYINQEPLLMGAPYLQQLAAAGIAWGFFSGATRGSADYVLQRRIGLQFPPLVAMGEAPDKPDPLGLLKVVEQLTHSLGLSPTLPVLYAGDTVADLYTIREAQSQAPDRPWWAVGVLPPHVQEPGPRRQAYEQRLWDAGAHRVVSRVTDLTPGAIGQLFREGA from the coding sequence ATGGAGCCAAAGATGGAGCAACGGGATCCGGCACAACTTCAGGCCACGATCACGGCCCAGGGGATCGCTGTCTTTGATATTGACGGGGTGGTGCGGGATGTGGGGCAGTCCTACCGGCGGGCGATCGCCGACACCGTAGAGCAATTCACCGGCGGAGCCTTTCGCCCCACCCTGGATCAAATTGACGGACTCAAAGCCGAAGGCATTTGGAATAACGATTGGCTGGGATCCCAGGAACTGATCTATCGCTACTATGAGGGCCAGGGGCAAAGCCGAGAATCTATCTCTCTGACCTATGACGAAGTAGTGGACTATTTTCAGCGGCAATACCGGGGGGCAAATCTGGAGGATCCCAGCCAATGGGATGGCTATATTAACCAGGAGCCGTTGCTCATGGGTGCCCCCTATCTCCAGCAGTTGGCGGCGGCGGGGATTGCCTGGGGCTTTTTCAGTGGGGCAACCCGAGGCTCAGCGGACTATGTATTGCAGCGGCGCATTGGTCTCCAGTTCCCCCCCTTGGTGGCCATGGGGGAAGCCCCGGACAAGCCCGACCCCCTGGGGCTGCTGAAGGTGGTGGAGCAGTTGACCCACAGTCTGGGGTTATCTCCCACCTTGCCGGTGCTGTATGCCGGGGATACGGTGGCGGATTTGTATACGATTCGAGAAGCCCAGTCCCAAGCCCCCGATCGCCCTTGGTGGGCTGTGGGGGTCTTGCCGCCCCATGTCCAGGAGCCAGGGCCACGGCGGCAAGCCTACGAACAACGGCTGTGGGATGCCGGTGCCCATCGCGTGGTGTCACGGGTGACGGATCTCACCCCTGGGGCGATCGGGCAGTTGTTCCGCGAGGGAGCGTGA
- a CDS encoding lipid-binding SYLF domain-containing protein — MRQPDGSWSNPAFLTLTGGSIGLQVGGKSSDVILLFRDRDDIDDLMEGNFEFGVSASGTAGPVGETALDSTATFADILSYSRSSGLFGGVALEGGDLDFDDDRNEDFYDRKNITPDQIFRGTNLDAPDTVQDLWSMLGQYSTASSRSSSSGSGSGSGSNASPSRSTARSGLTCNQDSQTKNIGPLSNVRAAKNAARQRIEEACGGLSVYQAEFAMHGPVSDSPYVTNSNGSWTFTFSGGTPGWESRNSTPEVLSVVTVFPNGDVVIDSLD; from the coding sequence ATGCGCCAACCCGATGGCAGTTGGAGCAATCCAGCCTTTTTGACCCTGACGGGGGGCAGCATTGGCCTACAGGTGGGGGGGAAATCCAGTGATGTCATTTTGTTATTCCGCGATCGTGACGACATTGACGACCTCATGGAGGGCAACTTTGAATTTGGGGTGAGTGCCTCCGGTACGGCTGGACCCGTGGGGGAAACGGCCCTGGATTCTACAGCCACCTTTGCCGATATCCTGTCTTATTCCCGCAGTTCAGGGCTATTTGGAGGGGTGGCCCTGGAAGGGGGGGATTTAGATTTTGATGACGATCGCAATGAAGATTTTTACGATCGCAAAAACATTACCCCCGATCAAATTTTCCGAGGCACCAACCTGGATGCCCCCGATACGGTGCAGGATCTCTGGTCGATGCTGGGTCAATATTCCACGGCCTCCAGCCGTAGCTCTAGCTCTGGCTCTGGCTCTGGCTCTGGCTCCAACGCCAGCCCCAGCCGCAGCACCGCCCGATCGGGTCTCACCTGTAATCAGGACTCTCAGACCAAAAATATTGGACCCTTGAGCAATGTACGAGCAGCCAAAAATGCAGCCCGCCAGCGCATCGAAGAAGCCTGTGGTGGACTCAGTGTCTACCAAGCTGAGTTTGCCATGCACGGACCCGTGAGCGATTCCCCCTATGTGACCAATAGCAATGGCAGTTGGACGTTCACCTTTAGTGGCGGCACACCGGGCTGGGAATCTCGGAACAGCACCCCAGAGGTGTTGAGTGTGGTGACGGTGTTCCCCAATGGCGATGTGGTCATTGATTCCCTGGATTGA
- a CDS encoding lipid-binding SYLF domain-containing protein, translating to MINRKILALPLTLALSATMTATLAPAALADRQDGIEKIEDVVEVFDEIMADRNTRIPQSLIDSSAGIAVIPDLAQGGFIVGENEATDCW from the coding sequence ATGATCAACCGCAAGATTCTGGCCTTACCGTTAACCCTGGCCCTGTCAGCCACCATGACCGCCACCCTGGCTCCCGCTGCCTTGGCCGATCGCCAAGATGGCATTGAAAAAATCGAAGATGTGGTGGAAGTGTTCGATGAAATCATGGCCGATCGCAACACCCGCATTCCCCAAAGCCTGATTGATAGCAGTGCAGGCATCGCTGTCATCCCGGATCTGGCCCAAGGGGGCTTTATTGTGGGGGAAAACGAGGCAACGGATTGTTGGTGA
- a CDS encoding acyl-CoA thioesterase, protein MIHWYDYPVQVYPHHTDYAGVVWHGTYVQWLEQLRVQYLNHHGLSYPDLVAAGCELPVVAMALQYRRSLRHGQRAVLRGRILPPQGVRLLWEYELRSTTAPDSVLYLTAQVTLAPVNPTTGKVLRRLPPLFQAILTQATDPDRAEPAQIKDPKP, encoded by the coding sequence ATGATCCACTGGTATGACTACCCCGTTCAGGTTTATCCCCACCACACCGACTATGCCGGAGTGGTGTGGCATGGGACCTATGTGCAGTGGCTGGAACAATTGCGGGTGCAGTATTTGAACCACCATGGCTTGAGCTATCCGGACCTGGTAGCGGCGGGCTGTGAGTTGCCGGTGGTGGCCATGGCCTTGCAGTATCGCCGCAGCTTGCGCCATGGCCAGAGGGCAGTGTTGCGGGGGCGGATCCTGCCACCCCAGGGGGTGCGCCTGCTTTGGGAGTATGAGTTGCGATCGACCACCGCCCCAGATTCCGTTCTCTATCTGACGGCCCAAGTGACCCTGGCTCCCGTCAATCCCACCACGGGCAAGGTGTTGCGCCGCCTCCCGCCCCTGTTCCAGGCCATCCTCACCCAGGCAACAGACCCGGATCGGGCTGAACCGGCTCAGATTAAGGATCCGAAGCCCTAG
- the miaE gene encoding tRNA-(ms[2]io[6]A)-hydroxylase, translating into MVPASPPIRFLQSPTQPAWLDLALANLDEILLDHAHCERKAAGVALNLICRYPSTVPLVRSLTAIAREELEHFDQVNQILLDRGIALRPLVPPPYGAALKAQVRRSEPDRLLDSLLVAALIEARSHERLGLLGQHCPDVALARFYRSLMASEARHYGVYWVLATTEFDRDQVEQRLETLAQAESEALSPLHPQPRIHS; encoded by the coding sequence ATGGTTCCTGCGTCCCCCCCCATTCGGTTTTTGCAGTCCCCCACCCAACCGGCTTGGCTGGATTTGGCCCTGGCTAATCTGGACGAGATTTTGTTAGACCATGCCCACTGTGAACGGAAGGCGGCGGGGGTAGCCCTCAACCTCATTTGTCGCTATCCCTCGACGGTGCCCCTAGTGCGATCGCTGACGGCCATTGCGCGGGAAGAATTAGAGCATTTTGACCAAGTTAATCAGATTTTGCTCGATCGGGGCATTGCCCTCCGGCCCTTGGTTCCCCCGCCCTATGGCGCGGCCTTGAAAGCCCAGGTGCGACGATCGGAACCGGATCGGCTCTTGGATTCCCTGTTGGTGGCGGCCCTGATCGAAGCCCGCAGCCATGAACGCCTGGGGCTATTGGGGCAGCACTGCCCTGATGTAGCGTTGGCCCGGTTTTACCGTAGCCTGATGGCTTCCGAAGCTCGCCATTATGGGGTTTATTGGGTCTTGGCCACGACGGAGTTCGATCGGGATCAGGTGGAGCAGCGACTTGAGACCCTGGCCCAAGCGGAAAGCGAAGCCCTCAGCCCCCTGCACCCCCAACCCCGGATCCATAGCTAA
- the aroQ gene encoding type II 3-dehydroquinate dehydratase has product MAQSNSLLKILVLHGPNLNLLGQREPGIYGTTTLATIDALLTQEATLVGAEVTTLQSNHEGILVDGIHNALGQCHGLVINAGAYTHTSVALRDAIAAVNLPTVEVHLSNLYKREPFRHHSHIAPVALGQISGFGADSYVLGLHALVRYLRAQPDLA; this is encoded by the coding sequence ATGGCTCAGTCCAATTCTCTGCTCAAGATTCTGGTGCTCCATGGCCCTAACCTTAATTTATTAGGCCAGCGGGAACCAGGAATTTACGGCACCACCACATTAGCCACTATTGACGCGCTTCTAACCCAGGAAGCTACCCTTGTGGGGGCTGAGGTCACTACCTTACAGTCGAACCATGAGGGTATTCTTGTGGATGGCATCCACAACGCCCTAGGCCAGTGCCATGGTCTGGTCATTAATGCGGGAGCCTATACCCACACCAGTGTTGCCCTGCGGGACGCGATCGCCGCCGTCAACCTGCCCACGGTGGAAGTGCATCTTAGCAACCTCTACAAGCGAGAGCCATTCCGCCACCACTCCCACATTGCCCCCGTGGCCCTGGGCCAAATCAGCGGCTTTGGGGCTGATAGCTATGTTTTGGGACTCCATGCCCTCGTCCGTTATCTCCGCGCCCAGCCGGATCTCGCCTAG
- a CDS encoding hemolysin family protein — MAGGLGWVRVPLIFAAEELRPLLGNIGLDISILVLMLALSALFSGSETAITALDNLKLRSLIKEQGDPDRLFTLVLENRSRFIITLLVSNNLVNNFSAILTSNLFAIWMGGSGLGLATAVITVLLLMFGEITPKSLAINNVLATFKMVVRPIYLLSRFFSIFRIIQVLEAMSQSAVRLFQSSHVQEGESLKELQLMVEILGGKGKIDLTRHQLLSRALILDRLSAKDVVKPRIEMQTISHEATLRQLIQLSLETGYSRLPVQGESKDEIVGVVHLKQGLRQLEVLQQQGQNDGSVAAVMDAPIYVPELKPLAPLLKDMLQRRLHMVIVVDEYGGTVGLITLEDLLEQLVGEIYDESDAVPMGVGA; from the coding sequence ATGGCGGGAGGACTGGGGTGGGTGAGGGTTCCCCTGATTTTTGCAGCGGAAGAATTGCGGCCCTTATTGGGCAATATCGGCCTGGATATATCAATTCTGGTGTTAATGCTGGCTTTATCTGCCTTGTTCTCCGGATCTGAAACTGCCATTACGGCCCTGGATAATCTCAAGCTGCGATCGCTGATCAAAGAACAAGGGGATCCCGATCGTCTTTTCACCTTAGTCTTGGAAAACCGCAGTCGGTTCATCATCACCTTATTGGTGAGCAATAACCTCGTTAACAACTTTTCCGCCATTCTCACCAGCAACCTCTTTGCCATTTGGATGGGGGGCAGTGGCCTGGGGTTAGCCACGGCGGTGATTACAGTGCTGCTGTTAATGTTTGGGGAAATCACCCCCAAGTCCTTGGCCATCAATAATGTGTTGGCCACCTTCAAAATGGTGGTGCGGCCTATTTATCTTCTGTCCCGTTTTTTCTCTATTTTTCGCATTATTCAAGTGTTGGAGGCCATGAGCCAGTCAGCGGTACGGCTGTTCCAGAGTAGCCATGTCCAGGAAGGGGAGTCCCTGAAGGAGTTGCAGTTGATGGTGGAGATTCTGGGGGGTAAGGGCAAGATTGACTTGACCCGCCACCAGTTGTTGAGTCGTGCCCTGATCCTCGATCGCCTCAGTGCCAAGGATGTGGTCAAGCCCCGCATTGAGATGCAGACCATTTCCCATGAGGCGACCCTGCGGCAATTGATTCAGCTTTCCTTGGAGACGGGCTATTCCCGGCTACCGGTGCAGGGGGAATCGAAGGACGAAATTGTGGGGGTGGTACACCTGAAGCAGGGGTTGCGCCAGTTAGAAGTGTTGCAGCAACAGGGGCAAAACGATGGGTCTGTGGCGGCGGTGATGGATGCTCCCATTTATGTGCCTGAGTTAAAACCGTTGGCCCCGTTATTGAAGGATATGTTGCAGCGTCGTTTACACATGGTGATCGTGGTGGATGAGTATGGGGGCACCGTGGGCTTGATTACCCTGGAGGATCTGCTGGAGCAATTGGTGGGGGAAATTTACGATGAAAGCGATGCAGTGCCCATGGGGGTGGGAGCGTAA
- a CDS encoding elongation factor G, whose translation MNNLNDNDGCCGIRNVAIVGPYASGKTTLLESLLFVTGAISRKGRVQDNNTVGDHSQEARDRQMSVEVSVASTEYGGLRFNFLDCPGSIELVQETWNALVGVDAAVIVCEPDLDRVLTLAPLFKGLDDWKIPHVVLINKVDRVNQTQLLDVLRAMQKVSSRPLVPQQFPVRRGDEVVGYIDLVTEQAYHYHGGAPADPVSLPEELRDAEQAARAELLEALADFDDRLLEELLEDVEPSQDEIWTDLKWELKADLIVPVVLGLVDQDYGVRPLLDVLVREAPSPQATADRRGVGETAPGETAPPSPEQQVVAQVLKTYGLPQVGKVSLVRLWQGELGEGVLLNGLRPGGIYHLMGSHMEPVQRAVAGDIVALSRLDGVKTGETLAVAWGCVDPLPQMETLPPVYGLAIAPENRKDEVKLSAALNKVLAEDPALGWEQQGDTHEVILWGQGEIHLQINLDRLRRKYNLSLTTHTPHIAYKETIRKAQTKVHGRYKHQTGGHGQFGDVYLDLEPLPRGTGFSFGEKIVGGSVPRQYIPGVETGVRESLHRGPLGFPVVDLAVTLTDGSYHGVDSSEQAFKQAARLAMQEGMQGANPVLLEPVLAVTVAVPNDFTAKVLRLLTGRRGQILGYDVRADWQGWDQVSAYVPQAEMQDLIVELRSLTLGVGSFAWKLDHLQEVPEKLADRVLAMEVEV comes from the coding sequence ATGAATAATCTCAACGACAATGATGGGTGCTGTGGCATCCGAAATGTGGCGATCGTCGGTCCCTATGCCAGTGGTAAAACCACCCTCCTCGAAAGCCTGCTGTTTGTGACGGGAGCCATTTCCCGCAAAGGGCGAGTTCAGGACAACAACACCGTGGGGGATCATAGCCAAGAAGCCCGCGATCGCCAGATGAGCGTCGAAGTCAGCGTAGCCAGTACCGAATACGGGGGGCTGCGCTTTAATTTTTTAGACTGTCCGGGATCCATTGAACTGGTGCAGGAAACCTGGAATGCCCTGGTGGGGGTGGATGCGGCGGTGATTGTTTGTGAGCCGGATTTGGATCGAGTGCTGACCCTTGCCCCCCTCTTCAAGGGGTTGGATGACTGGAAGATTCCCCATGTGGTTTTGATCAACAAGGTCGATCGGGTCAACCAAACCCAGTTGTTGGACGTGCTGCGAGCCATGCAAAAGGTGTCTAGTCGTCCCCTGGTGCCCCAGCAATTTCCCGTGCGCCGGGGAGATGAGGTGGTGGGCTACATTGACCTGGTGACGGAGCAGGCTTACCACTACCATGGGGGTGCCCCGGCGGATCCGGTCTCCCTGCCAGAGGAACTGCGGGACGCGGAGCAGGCGGCGCGGGCGGAATTGCTGGAAGCCTTGGCGGACTTTGACGATCGCCTGCTGGAAGAACTCCTGGAGGATGTGGAACCCTCCCAGGATGAGATTTGGACAGATTTGAAGTGGGAATTGAAGGCGGACTTAATTGTGCCGGTGGTGTTGGGGTTGGTGGATCAGGACTATGGGGTGCGCCCCCTATTGGATGTCCTGGTGCGGGAAGCCCCTAGCCCCCAAGCCACCGCCGATCGCCGGGGGGTTGGGGAAACGGCCCCTGGGGAGACGGCCCCCCCCAGTCCAGAGCAGCAAGTGGTGGCCCAAGTGCTGAAAACCTATGGCTTGCCCCAGGTGGGCAAGGTGTCCCTAGTGCGCCTTTGGCAGGGGGAACTGGGGGAAGGGGTGTTGCTCAATGGCTTGCGCCCTGGGGGCATTTACCACTTGATGGGATCCCACATGGAGCCAGTGCAGCGGGCGGTGGCGGGGGACATTGTGGCCCTCAGTCGCTTGGATGGGGTCAAGACGGGGGAAACCCTAGCGGTGGCCTGGGGCTGTGTTGATCCCCTGCCCCAAATGGAAACCTTGCCGCCGGTCTATGGGCTGGCGATCGCCCCCGAAAACCGCAAAGATGAGGTGAAGCTCAGTGCAGCCCTCAATAAGGTCTTGGCGGAGGATCCCGCCCTGGGCTGGGAACAGCAAGGGGATACCCATGAGGTGATTTTGTGGGGTCAAGGGGAGATCCATTTGCAGATTAACCTCGATCGACTGCGGCGTAAGTATAATCTGTCCCTGACCACCCACACGCCCCATATTGCCTACAAGGAAACGATCCGCAAGGCCCAAACCAAGGTTCATGGCCGCTATAAGCACCAAACCGGAGGCCATGGACAGTTTGGTGATGTCTATCTCGATCTGGAACCCTTGCCCCGGGGCACAGGCTTTAGCTTTGGGGAAAAAATTGTGGGTGGATCCGTACCTCGCCAGTACATTCCGGGGGTGGAAACCGGGGTGCGGGAGTCCCTGCACCGAGGTCCCCTAGGGTTCCCGGTGGTGGATCTGGCGGTGACCCTCACCGATGGCTCCTACCATGGGGTAGATAGTTCGGAGCAAGCCTTTAAGCAGGCGGCTCGGTTGGCCATGCAGGAGGGAATGCAGGGGGCAAACCCGGTGTTGCTGGAGCCGGTGCTGGCGGTGACGGTGGCGGTGCCCAATGATTTTACGGCCAAGGTGCTGCGGTTGCTGACGGGGCGGCGGGGCCAAATCCTGGGCTATGATGTCCGGGCTGACTGGCAGGGCTGGGATCAGGTGTCGGCCTATGTGCCCCAGGCGGAGATGCAGGATCTGATTGTGGAATTGCGTTCCCTGACCTTGGGGGTGGGTTCTTTTGCCTGGAAGCTGGATCATCTCCAGGAGGTGCCGGAGAAACTGGCCGATCGGGTGTTGGCCATGGAGGTGGAAGTCTAG
- a CDS encoding apocytochrome f (cytochrome f, with cytochrome b6, subunit IV, and the Rieske protein, makes up the large subunit of the cytochrome b6-f complex; cytochrome b6-f mediates electron transfer between photosystem II and photosystem I), translated as MKMHSSMAHLQSQFRSLSQVVLVAIAALTLWVGLDTLVPQSAAAYPFYAQYNYDSPREATGKIVCANCHLAKKTVEIEVPQAVLPDTVFKAVVKVPYDLDIQQVQADGSPSGLNVGAVLMLPEGFKLAPPERVDEELMEEVGDFYYLVTPYSETDENILLAGPLPGEDYQEMIFPILSPNPATDAGVYFGKYSIHLGGNRGRGQVYPTGELSNNNAFSASIAGTIAAIEDNGFGFDVTIQPEDGDAVVTSILPGPELIVAVGDTVEAGQLLTTNPNVGGFGQMDSEIVLQSSSRIWGLVAFFFGVVLTQIFLVLKKKQIEKVQLAEMNF; from the coding sequence ATGAAGATGCACAGTTCAATGGCACATTTGCAATCCCAATTTAGGAGCCTGTCCCAGGTCGTCTTGGTTGCGATCGCAGCGCTGACCCTGTGGGTGGGTCTGGATACCCTCGTGCCCCAGAGTGCCGCTGCCTATCCCTTCTACGCCCAGTACAACTACGACAGCCCTCGGGAAGCCACAGGCAAAATTGTCTGTGCCAACTGCCACCTGGCCAAAAAAACGGTGGAAATCGAAGTGCCCCAGGCCGTGCTACCGGACACGGTTTTCAAAGCGGTGGTCAAAGTCCCCTATGATCTCGACATCCAGCAGGTGCAGGCCGATGGTAGTCCCTCTGGACTCAATGTCGGTGCTGTGTTGATGTTGCCAGAAGGCTTTAAGTTAGCTCCCCCGGAGCGGGTTGACGAAGAACTGATGGAGGAAGTGGGCGACTTCTACTATCTGGTCACCCCCTACAGCGAAACGGATGAGAATATTCTGTTGGCGGGTCCCTTACCGGGCGAAGACTACCAGGAAATGATTTTCCCCATCCTGTCCCCCAACCCCGCCACCGATGCGGGGGTGTACTTCGGCAAGTACTCCATCCACCTGGGGGGGAACCGAGGCCGGGGTCAGGTTTACCCCACCGGTGAGTTGAGCAATAACAATGCCTTCTCCGCCTCCATCGCCGGAACGATCGCGGCCATTGAAGACAACGGCTTTGGCTTTGATGTCACCATCCAACCTGAGGATGGGGATGCCGTGGTTACCAGCATTCTGCCCGGACCAGAGCTAATCGTGGCTGTGGGCGACACCGTAGAAGCAGGCCAATTGCTGACGACTAATCCCAATGTGGGCGGTTTCGGTCAAATGGACAGCGAAATCGTACTGCAAAGCAGTTCTCGCATTTGGGGTCTAGTGGCCTTCTTCTTCGGCGTTGTCCTCACCCAAATCTTCTTGGTGCTCAAGAAGAAGCAAATCGAGAAAGTGCAGTTGGCTGAAATGAATTTCTAG